GATCTGGCCCTTAACCAGCCAAGTGTGGGCGTACACGGGCTGCACTCTTATACTCTTTTCCGGCCTAGTCGTTGTGGCAAACCGATACCACAGACGTAAGGTGAAGTCTGATAAATTCGGGATAATCGATTCCCTCGGCATGCTTTTTGGAAACCCCAGAAGCCTGCCGCGCACCGGCTTTATGAGATATTTGGCTGCGATCTGGATCTGTTACTCGTATCTGATGGACGCATCGTATTCCTGTGGCTTGGTCAGTTTCCTGACAAAGCCAAAGCAGAAGCGCGTTATAAATACCCTCGAAGAGCTGCTTACTGCCGGTATTGAATTCGGCGGCGGGAATGTGGTGCGAGAATTTTACAACGATCCTTCAGATCCCATCATGAAGAAAATTTACGATCAATACAAAGTCTGGTCAAGCACCGAAATCAACGAGCGTCTCATCGAAGGGCATTCTGCCGTTCATATTTTCACCTCTACTCTCTACATATATAACACGGATTACAGTGGTGTAGTATTCACTTGCGACTATAAGAAATACTGAGAATAAgcctttttatttcatcaattcatgaaaaaaaattacttttgtcTTCAGACAAGCTTAACCACCAACTCCGCATGTTGAAAGAGAAAGCCTGTACCTTCCATGCTCCAATCCTTATGAGGAAGGGATCGCCGTTTGTATCCGGGGTGCATTGGTACGCTCTACAAGCAGTTGACAGTGGACTGCCCCTGTATTGGTTGCATCAATACACGCGTAAGCCAGTTGCGGACGAAAGGTTCGGTGACGCGGGGCCAATGACAATTTCAATGATGCACGTCCGAGGAATATTCTGCCTCCATGGTCTCCTGCTAACTTGCAGCACGGTAGTTTTTCTGGTCGAacttatttttcacaagtacTTTTCTAGTCCAGTATCTAGATCAAAGGATTCTGCACGTTAatgaagtattttttatttatttgtcaaCCACTGACGTCAACTTAATTTATATGCAAATGACGTATGGAACTATAAGCTTGGTtgtattgaattattaatCCCTAACACTTTCGGTAGCTGGTTAAACGAGCTTAGTAGCTCGGATGAGTTTTACTTTGACAATACATTCATCGGGTAAAAGTAATGTAATCGATTTCGCGATGGCTTTCAATACACTTTGAGACGATAATAAATTCAtggaatgaaaacaaatgagGAACGATAGATAAATGATATATCCTGAACAAATAATGACTCTGAGTATTAACCTTTTGCTGCACTGCGTCTCACATATGAAAGACCTTTTTTGAATCGGTTATTCAAGATGTACATGCAATTTTTGAGTTGCCGTTGTCATGTTTTTTGCATAATTGGACTTCGAAGATGTCaatgttgatatttttagAGGGATTATGATAATTACGCGAATGCAGTGAGcgctataaataaacaaagcgCTGAACAGCCTGCCCTTATAGAAGAAAATGTAATTGTGGGAATGCATCTCGGTACTTAACTCTGGTCAAACTTACTAAATTACTTAACTTGAACGAGCCGACAGGATTATTCAGTATGCATTAAGCGCGAATGAAAAGCCAGGTGTTTTCCTTAAGGGACTATATTTGCCGGCATTCGATTAGGAACATATTGCTAAGACGGTTCACTTTTTTCTCGTATTCCACCGAGTACGAAACTTCGTTGGTATAATTTAGCAAGAGTCCCTATGCGGTTTATATTCGCGAGTTATAAATTACTCTCTTTATTCGTAATCCGGTGTTCCGGTAATTCTGAGCTAGCGGTGAAAACATTTAACAAAAGTGGCGATGACAATATATTGGAATGCTTCGAAGCGTTGATGTCTACTACGCGCTGGGTAGGACAAGATTCCTTAATAATATCCAACGCGATGGATATAGCGggaaatgatttattcaaacGACATCTCAACGTTGCGTGAAAGTTATACTCTGCACAAAGAAAGATCACCTTGCCAGGTTTTTCGGATTTGACGCTGTTTACTAACAGTTCTGATAGTCTGGACGAAAATTTACGTCTAATTGACAACTGAGGAATCCACTGTTGTACCAAGTACGTGATTATCGTGGCGGAGAACTTTGCAAATTTAGATGACATTAGGAAGGCTTGAGTGGGAATCCCGGCAGCGATGTGGAACTTGGATGAAAGTCGCGGTGTTAACTGGTGTCTTGCAAACAAGACGTTATATTCATTCTCAATTATGTTTATGATATAATTGTTCCCAGAGAAATTATTGGCCATTCAGGATTGCGTCCAAAGTTTTTCAGCTATTCTCGAAAACGTCGCACAACGTCAGCTTCGCATCGAATTTGCTGCAACAGGAAAAATGTTATTGGGTGGCGCTGGTGGTCGACATCATGACCAttattgctgaaaaaattaacatgAAACTAAATTTGTTACCGTGTGAACCGGACACTTGGGTTTTGCCCGCGGATGAGGTAATTTAGTGAATACTCACAATCGGTCCAAATAGCTTTATCCGCAGAAAGTAAAAGCGAATCTGTATAAATGTCCCAGTACCTTGTTAACCAAAAATTCTTGACGCGACCTCCGCGTATATGGAGGCGTGGCTCGGTTTTGGCTATATTACTGGTGGTCTCGAACTTTCCTTGAAGACTTTCGCGTGGCCATTATCCATTACAGTGAGGATATTTGCGCAATGGACATTTGTTCTATTCTGCATTTTAGTCATCGTTGCGATCCGATGTTGCCGGCAAAAAATCGTCTCTAATAAAATGGCAATAGTCGACGTCTTTAGCATTTTTCTGGGCATCGCCAGAATGTTTTGTTGAGCTGAGAGCAAAGTTTGCTCGGAAACTAAGCTTTCAGCGGATTTATAACATGATAAACATATTTCGAGCTTAATTATCATGCCAATTAGCGTTGCCATGGAttaaatgaaactttgaatgCAGTTAGCGTCGAGCTGAAGTGCGTAATTAGCGTTATGAATCGAAGgctaatttcaattaaatcaaGAGCGCTCGATTTCAGCGTTTCTCGCTGCAATGGGCAAATCCTAATTCCACGAACTGGAAAGTGCATCAAGGTTTTAAATTCTGCTGTGCAGCTTTTCTTATGCAACGTGTTTACATACTGTCGAAAATTACAAGTAATTATAACTGcttatttactattttcatattcacaATCAGATCTGTTGCttcgattgaaattcatcCTCAACACTCTGTCAATCACTCTTAAAATTATCCTGCTTTCACACCATCTGCAAACAACCAgttatgaaatttatatttttgcgAATCCCTACTTGAAGCTAACAAAAAGTAAACGAGTCAAGTCACACTTCAGGCATTGTGAGTACCCATCGATTTAACATGACTTGTTTGCTTAAACTATGCtttcggaaaaaatatatattatgtataataattgacaTGGAATACGCGTTAACTGGAATGTATCGAGGAATTTTCCTTCAAAATCTTCATTTATCACGTGTTCTGCTCACAGTCAAGAGTAAAAATATGCGGTTACTCGCATGCTGTGCGTTATTGTTTTTGGTGTCAAATCGATGTTCACATGGGTCGATGATACtgtatgaaaatgaaacgatagATGATAATCAGATTGGTATTAAATGCTTGGAGAGCTTGCTGGATACCACGATTCGGGACAGTAACAGTTtcgttataattttcgatCACGACGAAGCGGTAACCGATGCATTCTTTCAACGAAACTCAAACTTCTCTTGGAGATTGATAGAATCAACAAGTAGAACTGTCCTGTCGGGATTTTCTAACGTGATACTTGACACAAACAACTTTGAAAGCTTGAACGAAACTTTAAGCTCAATTGATATCCATCGAGTGAATACCTACGCCAAGCTCGTAGTCAGATTGAGAAAAAGATTCACAGACGTCGATGAAATAAGAAGGTCCTCGACTGGGACTGCAGACGTAATGTGGAATTTGGATAGAACGCGAGTCGTTTACCTGGTGCCTTGCGGAGCGGAAATTCTCGTCATGAGGTCTCTTCCGTTTGCAAAAAACTGTCGACCTGGCGAACTTGAGGTCTTGGACGTTTGGACTGAAAACGGTTTTCAGAAGAACGCTGAATTGTTCCCAGACAAGATATTGGAGGTAAACGGGTGCGTGCAGAACTATTCGCTCCTCTTGAACGACTCTAGCCTACTTCAGGGTCGCATAGAGATCACGGAAACGGGAGAAACGGTAGCTGGTGGTGTCGGAGCAAGACTGGCATCCAttattgctgaaaaaatgaacatggTGTTGCATTTATTGCCGGAGGCACCGCAAAGTCTTGAAGAGCTTCACGATCAGGTGAGAAAAAGATGTGGATTTGTCTTCAGTCAGGTGTGGTTCTTTTACCTTTGCCGCAATTGTTATTGCAGATTAAACAAGGCGAGTCGTTGTTCTCGATGGCAGGGAATGTTCCCATCGCCATGCTAACAGAAGATTTCGATTATATACCGGGATACATGGAAGAGTCGGTCGCTTTCGGCTATATCAATGGCGATTCGGAAGTTTCCTGGAAGAATTTGATCTGGCCCTTAACCAGCCAAGTGTGGGCGTACACAGGCTGCACTCTTATACTCTTTTCCGGCCTAGTCGTTGTGGCAAACCGATACCACAGACGCAAGGTGAAGTCTGATAAATTCGGGATAATCGATTCCCTCGGCCTGCTTTTTGGAAACACTAGAAGCCTGCCGCGCACCGGCTTTATGAGATATTTGGCTGCGATCTGGATCTGCTACTCTTATCTGATGGACGCATCGTATGCCTGTGGCTTGGTCAGTTTCCTGACAAAGCCAAAGGAGAAGCGCGTTTTAAATACCCTCGAAGAGCTGCTTGCTGCCAGTATTGAATTCGGTGGCGGGAATGTGGGGCGAGAATTTTACAACGATCCTTCAGATCCCATCATGAAGAAAATTTACGATCAATACAAAGTCTGGTCAAGCACCGAAATCAACGAGCGTCTCATCGAAGGGCATTCTGCCGTTCATATTTTCACCTCTACTCTCTACATATATAACACGGATTACAGTGGTGTAGTATTCACTTGCGACTATAAGAAATACTGAGAATAAgcctttttatttcatcaattcatgaaaaaaaaattacttttgtcTTCAGACAAGCTTAACCACCAACTCCGCATGTTGAAAGAGAAAGCCTGTACCTTCCATGCTCCAATCCTCATGAGGAAGGGATCGCCGTTGGCAGACGAGGTGTTTTTCTACGCTTGACAAGCAGTTGAAAGTGGACTGCCCCTGTATTGGTTGCATCAATACACGCGTAAGCCAGTTGCGGACGAAAGGTTCGGTGACGCGGGGCCAATGACAATTTCAATGATGCACGTCCGAGGAATATTCTGCCTCCATGGTCTCCTGTTAACTTGCAGTTTTGTAGTTTTTCTGGCTGAACTCATTTTTCACAAGCACTTTTCTAGTCCGGTATCTAAATCAAAGGATTCTGTACATTAATGaagtattttctatttactgTTCAGCTAGTAATGTCGACTTCGTTTATATGTAAATGACGTTTGGAACTTCATGCTTGCTTgcattaaattaataattcgtAAATATTCGCACTCGGCTGATGGAGCTTTTTAGCCTCCATGAgtttttttgcattatacaTTCATCAAGCAACACCAGTATAATCGAGTTTACGATTGTTTGTAATACACTTtcagttaataaaaaatttatgcaatgACAAGTGAGGGATGATATGAAGCTGAGATACCCTGAAGAAATAATAACTCCGAATATCGAGGTACGCTGTCACGTTCTTATCTACTCTTGATCACTCGGAATTTattgatgacaaaaaaaatgtttcttacCGAGAAAGTGTAATATCagttacaaaattaaaaagaaagtCAAAGCCCAGCGACTTTATTTCTCAGTAGGGAGGATGAAACCCTTGATTTCTCGTACCACGGTATGACTTGTCATACTTTATCAATACTTTTATGCGTAGAATAACCCAACGGTATTAGGCacattttgataaatttggCGAGTTGACAGGATCGTTCATTATGCATTACGCGCAAATGAACAGCCGTACGTTTTCCTTAAGAGATTACGTTTCCCGGCATGGCGGCATTTAATTAGGAATACATTGTCGAAACGGTACAGTTGTTTTTCATACTGTGTCGAGTACGAAGCTGCGTAAGTACAATTCGGCAAGAGTCGATATGCAGTTCATACTTGCGTGCTATACGTTActctttttatttccaaacCGATGTTTCTGTGATTCTGAAATAGCGATGAGAACATTTAACGAAAATGGCATTGTTGTTTGCGAATGTTTCGAGGCATTGATGTCTATTACGGAATGGGCGGGTCAAGATTTGGTAATAATATCCGACGAGATGGATAAACTGGCAAATGATTTCTTCAATCGACATCTAAACGTTGGCTGGAAGCTGTACTTTGGAAATAAAAGGATTACCTTGACAGGTTTTTCGGACGTGGTTCTGTTCACGAACAGCTTTGATAGCCTGACCGAAACTTTGGAACTAATCGACATCCGAGGAATGGACTGTCGTGCAAAGTACGTGATTGTCGTGGCGGAGAACTTTGCAAATTTGGATGACATTAGAAAGGCTTCGGTGGAAATCCCGGCAGCGATGTGGAGCTTGGATAAGACTCGCGTCGTTTATTTGGTGCCTTGCAAGGAAGACGTTATGGTCATGACATACTTTCCGTTTGTCAGAAACTGCGAAGTGGGAGATCTCCAAGTTTTAGATATCTGGAGGCAAAATGGCTTCGCATACGGAGCTGAATTATTTCCAGAGAAGATGTTGGACATTCAGGATTGCGTCCAGAATTTTTCAGCCATTGTAGAAAACGCCACGCAGCTTCATCTTCGAATCGAATTTGCTAGAACAGGAAAAATGGTATTAGGTGGCGTCGGCGGTCAACTCATGACCATCATTGccgaaaaaatgaacatgaaGCTAAATTTATTACGGTACGAAGTGGATACTTGGATTTTGCTTGTGGATGAGGTAATTTAACGAATACTTACTCCAATTACGTTTGCCcgcagaaagaaaaaagaaatctgtaCTACTTTTCGTCTATAGATAGGAGAGGGCAAGTCACTTTTCTGGTTTTCCGGAAACATTCCAGTACTTTGTCAACTGCAAATTCTTGATCCGACTTCCGCGTACATGCAAGAGTCGCTTGCTTTTGGCTATATTAGTGGTGGTTTCGAGCTTCCCTGGAAGAATTTCGTTTGGCCATTATCCATCCCAGTGTGGAAATTTGCGCAATGGACCTTTGGGGTATTTTGCGTTTTAATCATAGTGGCGAACCGATGTTGCGGGCGAAAAATCGCCTCGGATAAACTGGGAATACTCGACGtctttggaatatttttgggCATCGGTAGACCATCGCCGCGAAGCAATTACGGCAGAAGTTTATTTGGAATGTGGATGTTTTACTCTTACTTGATAACCGTGTCGTACAACAGCGGGTTGGTCAGTTTTCTCACCACTCCGAACGAAATAGGCATTATTAACACTTTCGAAGAGTTACTTGCCAACGGCATGCGTTTTGGTGGTGGGAAATTTCATCGGGAGTCCTATCACGACGAATCGGACCCTGTAATGATGGagatttacaataaatttgagATCTGGTCGACAAGCGAGGCCAGGAGtatctttttaaaaaaacaaggaGCTACCGGGGTTTTCACCTCATCAGTCTACGCATACAACAGTAATTTTGCCAGTATGTACGTCGTTTaatagttataaaaattaccgGTTTATGTTGTCCGGAATAAACCTAGTCATCGAATTCGTCCAAACAAATTCCTTTCATCTTCGCAGGTTATCGCAAGGAACCGCTTCGTTTGTTGACGGAAAAAGCCTTCACATTTCACGTTCCAATCTTCACGAGACGTGGATCACCTTTTGCAATTCCTTTGCGGCGTTATGCGTGGCAAGCAATTCAGGGAGGCCTGAACAACTACTGGCTCTCTTGGTACACTCGTAATTCGAGTTATACAAGAATCTACGACAAAATTGTATCTCCTATCACCATACCGCATCTGCGAgggattttctattttcatattaccGGACTAAGTTTGAGCTGCGTCGTTTTTTTCGGAGAACTTGTTGTTCACAAGCGTTACTCGGGGCGAGCTGCTCTTTGATTCTCGACTCtcagttcaatttttttcagtcacaTTGACTTATAAGTTACAAACATGGTCAATTAAATGGGTAATGTACGTTTGCGGTTCAAAGTTTGCATTATAAATCTAAGGTGGATGGTCTAATTATTGAGTACCTCAATAATTCATAATCATGGAAAATGAGATGCCGAATAATGAGGGCCTAAGGCGACAATGATTAGGAAATATacattattacaatttacacAGTAACTACATACCATGTATTTACTACTAAAATTTTGGTTCCCGTTGTGAAGCGTATATTTGAGTTAAGCGTGTTACATTTGACttgtacaataataatgacTACTCCATCCCGCAATACCCGATAAATTATACTCCCAAGATATTTAAAGTGTTCAATATAATATAAGTTAGGGAACACCATTATGCGTCTGCAGACCGTCTTACAATGTTAAATAGAAACACCCGCATTCGCGCAAGGGACAAGGAAAACTGCAGAAAACCTTGTCCGGGTGTAGCCGGAACCGAATTCTAGCCCCAGCTCGTCGATACAGCGCCTGAACGCCGTGGACACATCTTACAATTCTTGCGAGTTGCCGCTTAGGTCGTCGGACAGGCTTTGGATTGGAACTCGGATCCTCCCGCTCCGCAGCCTCGCACGCTACGTGCTACGGTCCGTTATTAATCGATTGGTAATTAGTAAAATGATCCCaacaaaaaagtgaaatttatcTTACCccaatgtaattaattattgaaatgtGTCAATTCTACATCTATTACGATTCATGTTGTACATGTTACAttttaaaaatgcaaaaatttataatttttataaagcATACAATGTGttaagtaaataataatagataatAGGCGAATAGCTGAAATTCATATTTCGTCAATGGTATCGCATGTCAAATAATAAGGAAAAGAATCTGATTATTATGAAATCATATTATATGGCACATCAATGTTTGTATCAGCAAGTGTTATTACTGTGGTAAATATTATCGCTTCAACTGTTcattttggaaaaaagaaacgtttaTGATCAAGTATACGacaattactttgaaaaataaaaaattttgaatacatattgcAAAATATCGACCACGCAACTAAATACCAAAGACTACGTATGAGATCAacggttataaaaatatccaagTTCTTCTTCTCAGCAGTACTATTTTGGTTGTTCAGTGGCGGGTGTCTCCTTTAGCAATTGGTTTTGCTGGGGGAAATTTTTCGCACTGGCATCCTGTTCtatataaaatgataaataataatttccctTCATTGACATCCAACCCATTAGTAATCtggggaaaaaagaatttgttcATAGATTATTTGGTTAGCGGAAAACTAATCggcagttgaaaaaaaaaatatatatatacatacatatataatactaTAGTTATTCCGGTATGGTACAAATACTGTATCACGTGAATTTACATTGTATACAAAATTTACATACTGCTTCCTCCACGTCCTCTACGTTCCCCCTGTCTGTACCATCCTCCACGTGCTCTAGGTGCCCCCATTGAGGGTCCTCTGAATGGGGGGTATGGGTATCGTATTCGGCGGTCGTCCCAATCATCGAGTGCGTAGGTGTTAAAATATGGAAATGGACGTCCCAAGGGTTGTATTGGACGTCGCGGATATTGTGGCGGAGGAGGCGGGTCTCGCTGCAAGAGATTTaagcgtgaaaaatttacttgTGTCTATTAATCGAGTTGCACGAAGATGGCAcacaacaaaaattattgaaggTCGCAGTTTTGTTGAACTTTCGTCTACAGTCTTACACTTCTGCGTTACTTCAATACTGTTCTGACTATATTACATGTCGAAATATCGAACAGTTTCCAGATTTCAAATTGTTTACTATCGCCAAAACAAATAcgagtaaataaatgaacaaaagaAGAATTGTATATTTTACCAGTCGCCGTCGTGCTTGGTCATCTGGAGTCACAACGCATACAAACTGCTCTCCCAATGATCTTATCCAAGCTGGTAACGTGGGCATAGACCTGTTGAATATGCATACATAGAATGAGAAAAGTAACGAATCATGTTTAGTTGTTTCAGATTTCTTAAGAATAACTCTTATCTTTACTACgttactgttttttttctataacgTTCGCTTAGAACAAGTGTGTGATGCCAAAATAGAAGTACACAAAAAAATCTAACTCTGGACATAAAACCACCACTTTTGAAGCCCCCGGGAGAGAGTCATCTGGGGTGGGCGATGGTTGTTGGCGTCGTTGACGATAAAGTTCCTGGTCAGCTGCTTCTTCAGTTTCCCTATTTTTTGAGATACAAAATACATGTTTTGATTTCTTGATATGTTTTTTTCGAATGATTATGTTGAAACCAACGAGCTtgaaatattaacaaaatataacaagaaaaataaaaacctgtCATGTCTCTCGCGGATAGGACTCCTATTACGAATACCTCTCTTGTTGAATCTAAAGATGTAGACGTATTGAGCacgataaaatttgatataaCTTATAAAGTATGTGCTTTAAACATAGTCctcaaataaatgaaaattaaatcttaAATACATTGTAAGACTTCATGCATTTATTCGTATCAACGAGATATATTTAATACACCTTTCTAATCCTCGAATGAGAAATGGTGgtgaatattgaaattctaAAACATCTCCTTATTTCGTgaagtttattcaatttcattgttgATTTGAAACGACTGCGGAAATTTCGATGATAATGCTAGACAAAaagtattcaaatttgaagaaataaaatcagacCTTGTCGGCGACTCTTCATCAGACGATGGCGATTGGTCCTGTTCTCGTTTCATAATCCCCTGTGATCCAGTTGCCGAACGGGATTGTCTGTAATGTGTAATGAATActaacgatttttaaaaattgtttctcatAACTCCATAAAACTGGATGGTTTATCTCAGAATATAATTCTATTGGTGTTCGTAATGTGACTTACGGATTACGTTGGTCAGAGCGATGTCCTGAGGTAGATGATGGTCTGCGTGGTTCtctaaaaatatcaaagaattAAGAACAACGTAGTTCGCTACAGTGGGTGAAACATGTACTTTATACCGctacgtgaaaataaataaaagcgtattattattcttataaaaaactaaaataagttatattaatatttttaaaattcctaAGCTTATGTGATAAGTTTAGCTTTTGGTATGCTTTACGTTACTGTATTGAATATTGCAATACTATTATCCATATTAATTGCTTGCAATACTTTTATCCATATTTATTATAGCAATACGATTATCCATAGTTAGTATGTAAATTACCATGAATATATCTGATATTTACGATACTTTTATCCATATTTAACACTTGCAATACTTTTAtccatattttcattcatgcAATGATTTTATCCATATTAAATACCTGCATTACAACTTATATTTATAACTCGCAATACTTTTCTTCGTACTATACACTATCAGTACATATTTGCGTATTACTCTTATTAGCTAAATTTGTTATGCTGTGGGTGTGTGCACTAGGCATTATTTCATAtagacgaaaaaatttttcgtagcATGAATACGGGaacaggaataaaaattagaaatcatAAAACTATTGTTAGTTTCGAATTATCGCCgtaatgaatattaatttcttaTTCAATAAAAGCGTCGCCTAATCATGGAGATATTTCAGTTACGCCTATACAACATACGAGTTTTGTAACTTAGAAATTAAACCATTTGGAATAGTTGTTCATTATTATAACATTCCtaacacaaataaatataaacatattAAACGGAGTTTTCGTTGGTATCAACTCGTGTTGATACAATAACAAGTTACAAGCGTGGTAACATGATAGAATAATTGTTTAAACCATCATTTTTTGCTACCTCATGCTGTAAATAGTTACTGCATTTCGAGCAGTCCTGTAAACGCGTGATATAATGtacacaaaaaaattcaaatcttgATCCATTGATACGTAAACTTAAACGTAATTGAAAACCTTTGgttacgtacatatataaatatatgcaaaaAATCTTCGAATTTATAGCTGGAATGAAGACAATACCACTGTCTAGAGTTACCTAAATATATTAcatggttgaaaaattcgcCTACACGGCCATATAAGatacatattcatatacatgtatgtatgcgtTCCGTTAATGATTGAACAGCCACACAGGATTCCCCCATACATTTGTACAGTATATTGATACTCCGGTATCGCGCGTAGTACGCTCACGCAAGGTGACGAGTACGAATGAGATATAATACGCGTACACCCATTAATAAGTCATTTTTCTAAGCGCACCGTGCATAGCCGTGAAGCATACCGCATGTATAGTACACTTCAAAATTACGCGCGGTACGCTCAGCAGCGTGACCCGGTAGTAAGTATatacgtaaatttttatttctttcttcaccGCGATATTATAACGCGCGCGTACGTATTCCCGACGCGGTAATATCGCGGCGAAGGAGAACTCGGCGAGGATGCGGTAGAAACAGATGTATCGCGCTAAGCTGTTTGCTCTGCATCCAACCTgtggaataattttaatgCCGACAAAATGGCTCGCCGAGTTATACAAGAACAGCTTATGATTGGATACGTATAAGTATGTACGTATGGAcggatacatacatatattgctCAAGCCATacgaattgaaacaattcATTGTACAAGTATTAATAAGCTGTAATGAAAATGTGTATTTATACAACGTTGCCTATAAACTGTGAGCTGAAATTGATTTGTGAGAGAACGTGTGATTATACTTACGTATACATGTAGAGGTAtaacaatttaataaatatatttgtgcATAATATATCATCCGAATGTAGTGGGATATAATCTTTGTGTGTGAATTGATTTACCTGAACCTTTGATATAGCTGCAGAGCAGCATTTTATCAAATAGAAATGAGTTACCCTTCTTCTGCGATCCGTCTTTTGATGCTAAATCGTGCGTACAATAAGCATTGGATAAATCCGTCAAAGCGTGACAGTTAAAGATACAACTGTAAGCAGAGACATGGTGTGCTTATGGGCAAGCTTAGCATATTCCAGGGAAAAAGTGTGACATCGTGTGAACCAACTGAAGCGTTAGTAAGGCTAAAACAAGACATAATTtagtaacaaaaaataaacggtACATTATATATTGTGACCAAAACATTTCGAGTGCCAGGGTAGCTATAATGTAACGTTACGGGGAAGATATTCATATACTGGTAAATATCTGCCagcgtttttttcttttttctttttgtaagTTAGTTGTGTTAAGTGTACG
The Neodiprion fabricii isolate iyNeoFabr1 chromosome 1, iyNeoFabr1.1, whole genome shotgun sequence DNA segment above includes these coding regions:
- the LOC124175209 gene encoding peptidyl-prolyl cis-trans isomerase G-like isoform X1 produces the protein MIELHNLNRMADDKNSDRKFQDRQSKHHSPVPGTSAETSSREYQHRDSRKLSWRSTATEKEIKLFDTIRKLEDRAGPGRRPHRPEEHRASRSHTVTRRSESDRRGGHYSSEDHTRSRDSHRHARSRSHSNVGSHEARQRRTRSPSPRPDYSRRRTDDRDREPRRPSSTSGHRSDQRNPQSRSATGSQGIMKREQDQSPSSDEESPTRFNKRGIRNRSPIRERHDRETEEAADQELYRQRRQQPSPTPDDSLPGASKVVVLCPESMPTLPAWIRSLGEQFVCVVTPDDQARRRLRDPPPPPQYPRRPIQPLGRPFPYFNTYALDDWDDRRIRYPYPPFRGPSMGAPRARGGWYRQGERRGRGGSNY
- the LOC124175209 gene encoding serine/arginine-rich splicing factor SC35-like isoform X2 — its product is MADDKNSDRKFQDRQSKHHSPVPGTSAETSSREYQHRDSRKLSWRSTATEKEIKLFDTIRKLEDRAGPGRRPHRPEEHRASRSHTVTRRSESDRRGGHYSSEDHTRSRDSHRHARSRSHSNVGSHEARQRRTRSPSPRPDYSRRRTDDRDREPRRPSSTSGHRSDQRNPQSRSATGSQGIMKREQDQSPSSDEESPTRFNKRGIRNRSPIRERHDRETEEAADQELYRQRRQQPSPTPDDSLPGASKVVVLCPESMPTLPAWIRSLGEQFVCVVTPDDQARRRLRDPPPPPQYPRRPIQPLGRPFPYFNTYALDDWDDRRIRYPYPPFRGPSMGAPRARGGWYRQGERRGRGGSNY
- the LOC124175209 gene encoding peptidyl-prolyl cis-trans isomerase G-like isoform X3, with protein sequence MIELHNLNRMADDKNSDRKFQDRQSKHHSPVPGTSAETSSREYQHRDSRKLSWRSTATEKEIKLFDTIRKLEDRAGPGRRPHRPEEHRASRSHTVTRRSESDRRGGHYSSEDHTRSRDSHRHARSRSHSNVGSHEARQRRTRSPSPRPDYSRRRTDDRDREPRRPSSTSGHRSDQRNPQSRSATGSQGIMKREQDQSPSSDEESPTRETEEAADQELYRQRRQQPSPTPDDSLPGASKVVVLCPESMPTLPAWIRSLGEQFVCVVTPDDQARRRLRDPPPPPQYPRRPIQPLGRPFPYFNTYALDDWDDRRIRYPYPPFRGPSMGAPRARGGWYRQGERRGRGGSNY